From a region of the Qipengyuania spongiae genome:
- the glpD gene encoding glycerol-3-phosphate dehydrogenase has translation MIDLLVIGGGINGAGIARDAAGRGLKVLLCEKDDLAAHTSSASTKLIHGGLRYLEQFEFRLVRESLREREVLLAAAPHIIWPLRFVLPVDRGMRPAWMLRIGLALYDRLGGRSSMPGTRSVDLERPPHRMVLSNRLTRGFEYSDCWVEDARLVVLSAMDARERGATILTRTECVGLERMADGWRARLRGSQGERTLEARAVVNAAGPWVDRMAKMALGRGTPTRLRLVKGSHILVPRKYPGDHAYIFQQRDGRIVFAIPYEREFTLIGTTDSPFNGDPGSVEISREERTYLRDAAARYFRNGVEENEIVHSYSGVRPLYDDHSARNSTVTRDYAFELDSDGGAPILSVYGGKLTTYRKLAEHALAHLSSHLPMAGEWTRGAPLPGGDMADFGQFLQGAADRYPWLPHETVLRLARAYGTRIDALLGKAEAPGDLGEHFGGDLYEAELRYLVREEFACKAEDVLWRRSKLGLHLPATSQERVGAWMSDKG, from the coding sequence ATGATCGATCTGCTCGTTATCGGCGGGGGCATCAACGGCGCGGGGATCGCGCGCGATGCCGCCGGTCGAGGACTGAAGGTCTTGCTGTGCGAGAAGGACGATCTCGCCGCCCATACCTCCTCTGCCAGCACCAAGCTGATCCATGGCGGGCTGCGCTACCTCGAACAGTTCGAGTTCCGACTGGTCCGGGAATCGCTCCGCGAGCGCGAGGTTCTGCTGGCGGCGGCGCCTCACATCATCTGGCCGCTGCGCTTCGTGCTGCCCGTTGACCGGGGAATGCGCCCGGCCTGGATGCTGCGGATCGGTCTGGCCCTCTACGACCGGCTCGGCGGTCGCTCTTCCATGCCCGGCACGCGCTCGGTCGATCTAGAGCGGCCGCCCCATCGCATGGTGCTGTCCAACCGGTTGACCCGGGGTTTCGAATATTCGGACTGCTGGGTCGAGGACGCCCGTCTTGTCGTCCTGAGCGCGATGGATGCGCGCGAGCGGGGTGCGACGATCCTGACCCGAACCGAATGCGTGGGGCTGGAGCGAATGGCCGATGGCTGGCGCGCGCGCCTGAGGGGCAGTCAAGGCGAGCGGACCCTCGAGGCCCGCGCCGTGGTGAATGCCGCCGGACCCTGGGTCGATCGGATGGCGAAGATGGCACTGGGCCGCGGCACGCCCACGCGTCTCCGCCTCGTCAAGGGCAGCCACATCCTCGTGCCGCGCAAATATCCGGGAGACCACGCCTATATCTTCCAGCAACGCGACGGACGCATCGTCTTCGCCATCCCCTACGAACGCGAATTCACTCTGATCGGCACGACCGACAGCCCGTTTAATGGCGATCCCGGCAGCGTGGAAATCTCACGGGAAGAGCGCACCTATCTGCGCGACGCGGCCGCGCGCTATTTTAGAAACGGCGTGGAAGAGAACGAGATTGTTCACAGCTACAGCGGCGTCCGCCCACTCTACGACGACCATTCGGCTCGCAATTCCACAGTCACCCGCGATTACGCGTTCGAACTCGATAGCGATGGCGGCGCGCCCATTCTCTCGGTCTATGGCGGAAAGCTGACGACTTATCGCAAGCTCGCCGAACATGCGCTCGCCCACCTGTCGTCGCACCTGCCGATGGCCGGCGAGTGGACCCGCGGTGCCCCACTTCCCGGCGGAGACATGGCAGACTTCGGGCAGTTTCTTCAAGGCGCGGCCGATCGCTACCCGTGGCTTCCCCACGAAACGGTACTGCGCCTCGCCAGGGCATACGGGACCCGGATCGACGCGCTGCTCGGCAAAGCGGAGGCTCCCGGCGATCTGGGCGAACATTTCGGCGGCGACCTCTACGAAGCCGAGCTGCGCTATCTCGTGCGCGAGGAATTCGCGTGCAAGGCGGAGGACGTTCTGTGGCGACGAAGCAAGCTTGGACTTCATCTGCCTGCGACGAGCCAAGAGCGCGTGGGCGCCTGGATGAGCGACAAAGGTTGA
- the putA gene encoding bifunctional proline dehydrogenase/L-glutamate gamma-semialdehyde dehydrogenase PutA: MATAVSDSRPALSTLDRRAVRLAYREEEDKCLTERLSQARLASRTHDEASALAVRLVEGARRRKASGLDAFLQQFGLATEEGIALMCLAEALLRVPDSRTADALIRDKLADIDWSEHLGESSSTFVNAATFSLMLTGEVLERPGPNRRPLEKTLRNTINRLGEPVVRKATLQAMKILGGQFVFGRNIEEALKRASPERARGLTHSFDMLGEAAMTFEDAERYRKAYGSAIERLSREARGGVGDSPGISVKLSALHPKYTFLHQREAVAALVPIVRELAIKARDADIHFTIDAEEAERLEPSMDILEELVADDELFANGTAQGWTGFGLAIQAYQKRSAPLCDWVAKLARRHGRKLFVRLVKGAYWDTEIKLSQVGGYTDFPVFTRKVATDVSYLACAAKLIEAGDAIYPAFATHNAYTVSAIKVLASKNDTAFEFQRLHGMGEDIYDALAQIEGNSRTPVRIYAPVGTHKDLLAYLVRRLLENGANSSFVNRMADADIPASDLATDPVEELAALNPKRNPDIPLPGDIFPNRSNSAGVDLSDPLVREPLEKRLEELRGRHWNAAPTLSYGNPGEMAPITQPQDLSHEVGTRRDATEDEVRLAIGRGQAIQPGWNALGGEKRALLLEAAADAFEENTAEILSLCQREAGKTLPDAVLELREAVDFLRFYANEARRLFTGPFPLPGPTGEENRLTFNGRGVFATISPWNFPLAIFIGPAAAALAAGNAVVAKPAEQTPLIAALAVRLCHQAGIPEEVFQLLPGAGEVGQFITSDPRLAGVAFTGSTGTAQAINRTLAARDGAIATFIAETGGQNAMIVDSSALPEQVTRDVVASAFQSAGQRCSALRMLYVQDDVADEILRMIRGAFEALHVGDPEDLATDVGPVIDPDAKAALERHVARREKNGRSVWRRELPHSTIKGCFVAPTIIEMDSILDLKRENFGPVLHVARFPGHQLEQVMEDINSVGYGLTLGLHSRIDSTRRLVESMARVGNFYVNRNQIGAVVESQPFGGEGLSGTGPKAGGPNYVMRFATERVVCIDTTAAGGNASLLAS, encoded by the coding sequence ATGGCCACTGCAGTCTCCGATTCCCGCCCCGCCCTTTCGACACTCGATCGCCGCGCCGTCCGCCTCGCCTATCGGGAGGAAGAGGACAAATGCCTGACCGAACGCCTCTCGCAGGCACGGCTCGCGTCCCGCACCCATGACGAGGCCTCCGCGCTGGCCGTGCGGCTGGTCGAAGGCGCCCGCCGGCGCAAGGCGAGCGGGCTCGATGCCTTCCTCCAGCAGTTCGGCCTCGCGACCGAAGAGGGCATCGCGCTGATGTGCCTGGCCGAGGCGCTGCTGCGCGTGCCAGACAGCCGCACCGCCGACGCGCTGATCCGCGACAAGCTGGCCGATATCGACTGGTCCGAGCATCTGGGCGAAAGCTCTTCCACCTTCGTCAATGCGGCGACCTTCTCGCTGATGTTGACGGGCGAGGTGCTGGAGCGCCCCGGCCCCAATCGCCGCCCGCTGGAAAAGACACTTCGGAACACGATTAACCGGCTCGGCGAACCGGTGGTCCGCAAGGCGACGCTGCAGGCGATGAAGATCCTCGGCGGCCAGTTCGTATTCGGGCGCAATATTGAGGAAGCGCTCAAGCGCGCATCGCCCGAACGCGCGCGCGGCCTGACGCACAGCTTCGACATGCTCGGCGAAGCGGCAATGACCTTCGAGGACGCCGAACGCTATCGCAAGGCCTATGGCAGCGCGATCGAGCGGCTGTCGCGCGAGGCGCGCGGCGGGGTCGGGGATTCTCCCGGCATTTCGGTGAAGCTTTCGGCGCTGCATCCCAAATACACCTTCCTCCATCAGCGCGAGGCCGTGGCGGCGCTCGTCCCGATCGTGCGCGAGCTCGCCATCAAGGCCCGCGATGCCGACATTCACTTCACCATCGATGCCGAAGAGGCCGAGCGGCTCGAACCCTCGATGGACATTCTCGAGGAGCTGGTCGCCGATGACGAGTTGTTCGCCAACGGCACCGCCCAGGGATGGACCGGCTTCGGCCTTGCTATCCAGGCCTACCAGAAACGCTCGGCCCCGCTGTGCGACTGGGTCGCCAAACTCGCCCGGCGGCATGGCCGCAAGCTCTTCGTGAGGCTGGTAAAGGGTGCCTACTGGGACACCGAGATCAAGCTCAGCCAGGTCGGCGGCTACACGGATTTCCCGGTATTCACCCGCAAGGTCGCGACGGACGTGTCCTATCTCGCCTGCGCGGCCAAGCTGATCGAGGCGGGCGACGCGATCTATCCGGCCTTCGCCACGCACAATGCCTACACTGTCAGCGCGATCAAGGTGCTGGCAAGCAAGAACGACACCGCGTTCGAGTTCCAGCGTCTGCACGGCATGGGCGAGGACATCTACGACGCGCTGGCGCAGATCGAGGGCAATTCCCGTACCCCCGTCCGCATCTATGCGCCGGTCGGCACGCACAAGGACCTGCTCGCCTATCTCGTTCGCCGTTTGCTGGAGAACGGCGCGAATTCGAGCTTCGTCAACCGGATGGCCGATGCCGACATTCCGGCCTCGGACCTCGCGACCGATCCGGTGGAGGAGCTTGCCGCGCTTAATCCCAAGCGCAATCCTGACATTCCGCTTCCCGGCGACATCTTCCCCAACCGCTCGAATTCGGCCGGGGTCGACCTGTCCGATCCGCTCGTGCGCGAACCGTTGGAAAAGCGGCTGGAGGAACTGCGCGGTCGCCACTGGAACGCCGCGCCGACGCTGTCCTACGGCAATCCCGGCGAAATGGCGCCGATCACACAGCCGCAGGACCTCTCGCACGAAGTCGGCACGCGCCGCGACGCGACCGAGGACGAGGTCCGCCTCGCCATTGGCCGGGGGCAGGCGATCCAGCCGGGCTGGAACGCCTTAGGCGGCGAGAAGCGCGCATTGCTTCTGGAAGCGGCGGCCGATGCGTTCGAGGAAAACACCGCCGAGATCCTTTCGCTGTGCCAACGGGAGGCGGGCAAGACGCTGCCCGACGCGGTGCTCGAACTGCGCGAGGCGGTCGATTTCCTGCGCTTCTACGCGAACGAGGCGCGCAGGCTCTTTACGGGTCCCTTCCCTCTCCCCGGCCCGACCGGCGAAGAGAACCGGCTTACCTTCAACGGGCGCGGCGTGTTCGCCACGATCAGTCCGTGGAACTTTCCGCTGGCGATCTTCATCGGTCCGGCGGCTGCCGCTCTAGCGGCGGGCAACGCCGTGGTTGCCAAACCGGCGGAACAGACACCGCTTATCGCCGCCCTCGCCGTGCGATTGTGCCATCAGGCGGGCATTCCCGAAGAGGTGTTCCAGCTCCTCCCCGGCGCGGGAGAGGTCGGCCAGTTCATCACCTCCGACCCGCGCCTCGCCGGGGTTGCCTTCACCGGATCGACCGGCACCGCGCAGGCGATCAACCGTACGCTCGCCGCGCGCGACGGGGCTATCGCGACCTTCATTGCCGAGACCGGCGGCCAGAATGCGATGATCGTCGACAGTTCGGCCCTGCCCGAACAGGTCACCCGCGATGTGGTCGCCAGCGCCTTCCAGAGCGCGGGCCAGCGCTGCTCCGCCCTGCGTATGCTCTATGTACAGGACGATGTAGCCGACGAGATACTGCGGATGATCCGCGGAGCTTTCGAAGCGCTGCATGTCGGCGATCCCGAAGACCTCGCGACCGATGTCGGACCGGTGATCGATCCCGACGCCAAGGCTGCGCTCGAGCGGCACGTGGCCCGGCGCGAGAAGAACGGCCGGTCGGTCTGGCGCCGCGAACTGCCGCACTCCACCATCAAGGGCTGCTTCGTGGCGCCGACGATCATCGAGATGGATTCCATCCTCGACTTGAAGCGCGAGAATTTCGGGCCGGTCCTTCATGTTGCCCGCTTCCCCGGGCACCAGCTAGAACAGGTGATGGAGGACATCAATTCTGTCGGCTACGGGCTTACTCTCGGGCTGCACAGCCGGATCGATTCCACCCGTCGCCTGGTCGAGAGCATGGCCCGGGTTGGCAATTTCTACGTCAACCGCAACCAGATCGGCGCAGTGGTCGAAAGCCAGCCCTTTGGCGGCGAAGGCTTGTCCGGCACCGGCCCCAAGGCGGGCGGCCCGAACTACGTGATGCGGTTCGCGACCGAACGCGTCGTCTGCATCGACACGACGGCGGCGGGGGGGAATGCGAGCCTGCTGGCGAGCTAG
- a CDS encoding TonB-dependent receptor produces MKLALSAVTSSLAMATAIAGLSAPAMAQDVANQPGDAVADGDAAEDGVIVVTARRREESLVEVPIAVTAYSGEALRQAGSIDITDIAQTTPNTTLEASRGTNSTLSAFIRGVGQQDPVSGFEQGVGIYLDDVYLNRPQAAVLDIYDVERIEVLRGPQGTLYGRNTIGGAVKYVTRNLPEEFSLTARATYGTYNQLDGVVTVSAPVSDMIRVGGAVARLTRDGFGENLTTGLDNYDKDIWGGRATLEIGGYSEPVLIRITGDYTKDDSNPRGGHRLIPGLRSGAPVLDDVFDTRGGLNDPEQEVEAYGLAMNVSAELTDAITLRSSSAWRKDDTFTPIDFDALPAVDLDVPGAYFNEQISQEFQVLYDSGPLSGLLGFYYLDAQADTLFDTRIFTTVPGLTAFTNAAVDTETYAIFADFTYDLSDRLSLSLGGRYTWDERQADILRQSYLGGGSPFFGGAGIPFGAPSTNFDGSAEFEKFTPRASISFMPTPEHNFYASYSKGFKGGGFDPRGVGANAPDLDGDGVRSDAEVADFLSFEPEEVDSYEVGYKGDLLNGNLFVAAAGFYADYTNVQIPGSVACTVAGLPSFCGIVSNAGKAEFYGLELEANARLGRDLMAAGDRLTLAGSAGYISAEYKEYVTNIGGVPTDVADFREVQNTPEFTGSATLGYSTPVGDGDLDFTATVSYRSKVFQFEIPNPYLDQDGFALFDANLVYSAPGDRFSIGVHGRNLFDKEYRTSGYTFVATDPVTGAIPLGANGFPIPTLGPEGTLTAFYGNPRQVFVTGTVRF; encoded by the coding sequence ATGAAACTTGCACTGTCAGCCGTCACCAGCAGCCTCGCCATGGCCACCGCCATCGCGGGCCTCAGCGCGCCCGCCATGGCGCAGGACGTCGCCAACCAGCCGGGCGACGCGGTCGCGGATGGCGATGCTGCCGAAGACGGGGTCATCGTCGTGACCGCCCGCCGCCGCGAGGAAAGCCTGGTCGAGGTGCCGATCGCTGTCACCGCATACAGCGGAGAGGCGCTGCGCCAGGCAGGTTCGATCGACATCACCGACATCGCGCAGACCACGCCGAACACGACGCTCGAAGCATCGCGCGGCACCAACTCGACGCTCAGCGCCTTCATCCGCGGCGTTGGACAGCAGGATCCGGTCTCCGGCTTCGAGCAGGGCGTCGGCATTTATCTCGACGACGTCTATCTCAATCGCCCGCAAGCCGCCGTTCTCGACATCTACGACGTCGAGCGGATCGAGGTGCTGCGCGGCCCTCAGGGCACGCTTTACGGCCGCAACACGATCGGCGGCGCGGTCAAATACGTGACCCGCAACCTGCCGGAAGAGTTCTCCCTTACCGCCCGCGCGACATACGGCACCTACAACCAGTTGGATGGCGTGGTGACGGTTTCAGCACCGGTATCCGACATGATCCGCGTCGGCGGGGCAGTCGCCCGGCTGACCCGCGACGGCTTCGGCGAGAACCTCACCACGGGGCTCGACAATTACGACAAGGATATCTGGGGCGGCCGCGCGACGCTCGAGATCGGCGGCTATTCCGAGCCCGTCCTCATCCGCATCACCGGCGATTACACCAAGGACGACAGCAATCCGCGTGGCGGCCATCGCCTGATCCCAGGCCTCCGCTCAGGCGCGCCAGTGCTCGACGACGTGTTCGACACGCGAGGCGGCCTCAACGATCCCGAACAGGAGGTCGAGGCCTACGGTCTGGCGATGAATGTCAGCGCCGAACTGACCGATGCGATCACGCTGCGCTCGAGCAGCGCCTGGCGCAAGGATGACACTTTCACCCCGATTGATTTCGACGCCCTGCCGGCAGTCGATCTCGACGTGCCGGGCGCCTATTTCAACGAACAGATCAGCCAGGAATTCCAGGTTCTCTACGACAGCGGGCCGCTGTCCGGCCTGCTCGGCTTCTATTACCTGGATGCCCAGGCCGACACACTGTTCGACACGCGCATCTTCACCACCGTGCCCGGTCTGACGGCCTTCACCAATGCTGCGGTCGATACCGAGACCTATGCGATCTTCGCGGACTTCACCTATGACCTGTCCGATCGCCTCTCGCTGTCGCTGGGTGGTCGTTATACCTGGGACGAGCGCCAGGCGGACATTCTGCGGCAAAGCTATCTCGGCGGTGGATCGCCCTTCTTCGGCGGAGCGGGCATCCCGTTTGGAGCGCCGAGCACGAATTTCGACGGCAGCGCCGAGTTCGAGAAATTCACGCCCCGCGCCTCGATCAGTTTCATGCCGACGCCGGAACACAATTTCTATGCGAGCTATTCCAAGGGCTTCAAGGGTGGCGGCTTTGACCCGCGCGGGGTCGGCGCGAATGCGCCCGACCTCGATGGCGACGGCGTCCGCTCCGATGCGGAAGTGGCCGATTTCCTCAGCTTCGAGCCGGAGGAAGTCGACAGCTACGAGGTCGGCTACAAGGGCGATCTGCTGAACGGCAATCTGTTCGTTGCCGCTGCGGGTTTCTACGCCGATTACACCAACGTCCAGATTCCCGGCTCAGTGGCCTGTACCGTAGCGGGGCTCCCCAGCTTCTGCGGCATCGTCTCCAACGCAGGGAAGGCCGAGTTCTACGGCCTGGAGCTCGAAGCCAATGCCCGGCTCGGCCGCGACCTGATGGCCGCCGGCGACCGCCTGACCCTGGCCGGTTCGGCCGGCTATATCAGCGCCGAGTACAAGGAATACGTCACCAATATCGGCGGTGTGCCGACCGACGTCGCCGATTTCCGCGAGGTCCAGAATACGCCGGAATTCACCGGCAGCGCCACGCTCGGCTATTCGACCCCGGTGGGCGACGGCGATCTCGATTTCACGGCGACGGTGTCCTACCGCTCAAAGGTCTTCCAGTTCGAGATTCCGAACCCCTATCTCGATCAGGACGGCTTCGCCCTGTTCGACGCCAACCTCGTCTATTCCGCGCCGGGAGATCGGTTCAGCATCGGGGTGCACGGCCGCAACCTGTTCGACAAGGAATACCGGACCTCGGGCTACACCTTCGTCGCGACCGATCCGGTGACCGGCGCGATCCCGCTCGGGGCGAACGGTTTCCCGATTCCGACGCTCGGTCCGGAAGGCACATTGACCGCGTTTTATGGCAATCCGCGGCAGGTTTTCGTCACCGGGACGGTTCGTTTCTGA
- a CDS encoding DoxX family protein gives MATLAAIIGRILIAALFILAGLDKVLDTGATAEYIQSATNLPGSLALPTGVFEIAAGLLLASGIGTRLASGALIVFTALATILFHSRITDPVQAQMALKNLAVMGGLLMVFAYGQVRGNLGTWRERDRAHDAEVEAARAEGRAEAATPVVTPAVTPTAPPAATRPSD, from the coding sequence ATGGCAACTCTGGCAGCAATTATCGGCCGTATCCTGATCGCGGCGCTGTTCATTCTGGCGGGCCTCGACAAGGTCCTCGATACCGGGGCGACAGCCGAATATATCCAGAGTGCGACCAATCTTCCCGGCTCGCTCGCCCTGCCCACCGGCGTGTTCGAGATCGCCGCGGGCTTGCTGCTGGCGAGCGGCATCGGCACGCGCCTCGCCTCGGGCGCGCTGATCGTCTTCACCGCGCTTGCCACGATCCTGTTCCACAGCCGGATCACCGATCCGGTGCAGGCGCAGATGGCGCTCAAGAACCTCGCCGTCATGGGCGGCCTGCTGATGGTCTTCGCTTACGGGCAGGTGCGCGGCAATCTCGGCACCTGGCGCGAGCGCGATCGTGCCCATGACGCCGAGGTCGAGGCTGCCCGCGCGGAAGGCCGGGCCGAAGCGGCAACCCCGGTGGTGACGCCCGCCGTAACTCCCACCGCGCCCCCGGCGGCGACCCGCCCTTCCGATTGA
- a CDS encoding saccharopine dehydrogenase family protein, whose protein sequence is MSATNNRSEREFDIVVYGATGYTGRLVAEHFVREYDGKPDAPKWAMAGRNLAKLEDVRTLIGASADTPLIVADADDPASLEAMCRSTRVVITTVGPYQLYGDALVEACARAGTDYADLCGEPAWMREQIDRNHDLAKASGARICFSSGFDSIPFDLGVLMLQKHAVATHGSPAPRVRGRVRAMKGTFSGGTAASLGATMKAAAKSPKIIGLLRDPFALTPGFEGPDQPSGMIPGYEKDLDKWAAPFVMAPINTKNVHRTNFLRGHPYGEDFRYDEMVLTSPGEAGRKMAEAAVEMMKNPFGAKPPKPGEGPTAEERENGFYDVVFIGEYPDGKTIRYAVKGRYDPGYGSTSRMIAETAMGLLSCDAEGGIGTPGSFLGEALVERLKARATVSFATES, encoded by the coding sequence ATGAGCGCGACGAACAACAGGTCCGAACGGGAATTCGACATCGTGGTCTATGGGGCGACCGGCTACACCGGACGCCTCGTCGCGGAGCACTTCGTTCGTGAGTATGACGGCAAGCCCGACGCGCCGAAATGGGCAATGGCCGGACGCAATCTGGCCAAGCTAGAGGATGTCCGCACACTGATCGGCGCATCCGCCGACACGCCGCTGATCGTTGCCGATGCCGACGATCCCGCGAGCCTCGAAGCGATGTGCCGAAGCACGCGCGTCGTCATCACCACGGTCGGCCCCTACCAGCTCTATGGCGACGCTCTGGTCGAAGCCTGTGCGCGGGCGGGCACGGACTACGCCGATCTGTGCGGCGAGCCTGCCTGGATGCGCGAGCAGATCGACCGCAATCACGACCTTGCCAAGGCCAGCGGCGCACGAATCTGCTTCTCGTCCGGCTTCGACTCCATTCCCTTCGATCTCGGCGTCCTGATGCTCCAGAAGCATGCGGTGGCAACGCACGGTTCGCCCGCGCCGCGCGTGCGCGGCCGGGTGCGCGCGATGAAGGGCACGTTCTCGGGCGGCACCGCGGCGAGCCTCGGCGCCACCATGAAGGCGGCGGCGAAGAGCCCGAAGATCATCGGCCTGCTGCGCGACCCCTTCGCCCTCACCCCCGGCTTCGAGGGACCCGATCAGCCGAGCGGCATGATCCCGGGCTACGAAAAGGATCTCGACAAATGGGCGGCACCGTTCGTGATGGCGCCGATCAACACCAAGAACGTCCACCGCACCAACTTCCTGCGCGGCCATCCCTATGGCGAGGATTTCCGTTACGACGAGATGGTTCTGACCAGCCCCGGCGAAGCGGGCAGGAAGATGGCCGAGGCCGCGGTCGAGATGATGAAGAACCCCTTCGGCGCAAAACCGCCCAAGCCAGGCGAAGGCCCCACGGCGGAGGAGCGCGAGAACGGCTTCTACGACGTCGTTTTCATCGGCGAATATCCCGATGGCAAGACGATCCGCTACGCGGTGAAAGGGCGCTACGATCCGGGATACGGATCGACCAGCCGCATGATTGCGGAGACGGCGATGGGGCTGCTGAGCTGCGACGCGGAAGGCGGCATCGGCACGCCCGGCTCGTTCCTCGGCGAGGCGCTGGTCGAGCGGTTGAAGGCCCGCGCGACGGTGAGTTTCGCGACCGAAAGCTGA
- a CDS encoding S-methyl-5'-thioadenosine phosphorylase (Catalyzes the reversible phosphorolysis of 5'-deoxy-5'- methylthioadenosine (MTA) to adenine and 5-methylthio-D-ribose-1- phosphate): MSGDEWVIGIIGGSGLYAIDALEDAQWIAVKSPWGEPSDEILCGRIGRVQVRFLPRHGRGHRVLPGKLNARANIDALKRAGATDILAISAVGSLSEALPPGRFVAVDQFIDQTKGRASSFFDTGFVAHVSMGDPVCQRLSRFAVEAVRAAGGEASESATYLAMEGPQFSSRAESKLYRSWGAEVIGMTGMPEAKLAREAELPYALLAMVTDWDSWRDSAAAVDVSEIIAQMQANASLARKTVEAFCNALPATRSPSPIDTALDDSVITNPDMFDPELVARLDCVAGRLFARADEN; encoded by the coding sequence ATGAGCGGTGATGAATGGGTGATCGGGATCATCGGCGGGTCGGGCCTCTATGCCATCGACGCGCTCGAGGACGCGCAGTGGATCGCGGTCAAGTCGCCCTGGGGCGAACCGTCCGACGAGATCCTGTGCGGCCGCATCGGACGGGTGCAGGTCCGCTTCCTGCCCCGCCACGGACGCGGCCACCGTGTTCTTCCCGGCAAGCTGAACGCCCGCGCGAATATCGACGCGCTGAAGCGCGCCGGGGCAACCGACATTCTCGCAATCAGTGCGGTCGGATCGCTCAGCGAGGCGTTGCCGCCGGGCCGCTTCGTCGCGGTTGACCAGTTCATCGACCAGACGAAAGGCCGCGCCTCCTCCTTCTTCGATACGGGCTTCGTGGCGCATGTCTCCATGGGCGATCCGGTCTGCCAGCGCCTGTCGCGCTTCGCGGTCGAGGCGGTGCGGGCAGCCGGTGGCGAGGCGAGCGAGAGCGCGACCTATCTCGCCATGGAAGGCCCGCAATTCTCCAGCCGCGCCGAAAGCAAGCTTTACCGCAGCTGGGGTGCGGAGGTCATCGGGATGACCGGAATGCCCGAAGCCAAGCTCGCGCGGGAGGCGGAACTGCCCTACGCTCTCCTCGCCATGGTCACCGACTGGGACAGCTGGCGCGACAGCGCGGCGGCGGTCGACGTGAGCGAGATCATCGCCCAGATGCAGGCCAATGCCAGCCTTGCGCGCAAAACGGTCGAGGCGTTCTGCAACGCACTCCCCGCCACGCGCAGCCCCTCGCCGATCGACACCGCGCTCGACGACAGCGTAATCACCAATCCGGACATGTTCGATCCGGAGCTGGTCGCCCGGCTCGATTGCGTGGCGGGCCGCCTCTTCGCACGGGCCGACGAAAATTGA
- a CDS encoding TetR/AcrR family transcriptional regulator, with protein sequence MSASPGKEPRTERGRETLRKLLDAAAREFGERGFHEASISGITRQAGTALGTFYTYFDSKEAIYSALVGDMSQHVARAATAGMSRDSNGTVREGEALAAFLAFARDHKEIYRIIDEAEFADPASYRQHYTGAAERIAARLEESVKAGVVTPGDNEIRAWAIMGMNVFLGLRFGVWDTSRTIEEIAVAAEALLSEGIAAR encoded by the coding sequence ATGTCGGCAAGTCCCGGCAAGGAGCCGCGCACCGAACGGGGTCGTGAGACCTTGCGCAAGCTGCTCGACGCGGCAGCCAGGGAGTTCGGCGAGCGCGGTTTCCACGAGGCGTCGATCAGCGGCATCACCCGCCAAGCCGGCACGGCGCTCGGCACGTTCTACACCTATTTCGACAGCAAGGAGGCGATCTATTCCGCGCTTGTCGGAGATATGAGCCAGCATGTCGCCCGCGCGGCCACCGCCGGAATGTCGCGCGACAGCAACGGGACGGTCCGCGAAGGGGAAGCGTTGGCGGCCTTTCTCGCCTTTGCTCGCGATCACAAGGAAATCTATCGCATTATCGACGAAGCGGAGTTCGCCGATCCGGCAAGCTACCGCCAGCACTATACCGGCGCGGCAGAACGCATCGCCGCGCGGCTCGAGGAGAGTGTGAAGGCCGGGGTCGTCACGCCGGGCGACAACGAAATCCGCGCCTGGGCCATCATGGGAATGAACGTATTCCTCGGCCTGCGCTTCGGCGTGTGGGATACCTCGCGCACGATCGAGGAGATCGCCGTGGCCGCCGAAGCACTTCTGAGCGAGGGGATCGCTGCCCGCTAG
- the dcd gene encoding dCTP deaminase: MAILSDKWIRARAQADGMIEPFVEAQRREGCISYGLSSYGYDARVADEFKIFTNVDSAVVDPKDFAANSFVDRKTDICVIPPNSFALARTVEYFRVPEDVLVICLGKSTYARCGIIVNVTPLEPGWEGHVTLEFSNTTPLPAKIYANEGACQFLFLQGNERCETSYRDRAGKYMGQRGVTLPRL, encoded by the coding sequence ATGGCGATTCTTTCCGACAAATGGATTCGCGCCCGCGCGCAGGCGGACGGCATGATCGAGCCCTTCGTAGAAGCCCAGCGGCGCGAGGGCTGCATTTCCTACGGCCTGTCGAGCTATGGCTACGACGCGCGAGTGGCGGACGAGTTCAAAATCTTCACCAATGTCGATTCCGCCGTGGTCGATCCGAAGGATTTCGCCGCCAACAGCTTCGTCGACCGCAAGACCGACATCTGCGTGATCCCGCCCAACAGCTTCGCCCTCGCGCGCACCGTCGAATATTTCCGCGTTCCCGAGGATGTGCTGGTCATCTGTCTCGGCAAGAGCACCTATGCGCGCTGCGGCATAATCGTGAACGTCACCCCACTCGAACCGGGTTGGGAGGGGCACGTGACGCTCGAATTCTCTAACACGACCCCGCTTCCGGCTAAGATCTACGCCAACGAAGGCGCCTGCCAGTTCCTGTTCCTGCAAGGCAACGAGCGGTGCGAGACGAGCTACAGGGACCGTGCCGGCAAATATATGGGTCAACGCGGGGTGACTCTCCCCCGGCTTTGA